From a single Nicotiana tomentosiformis chromosome 2, ASM39032v3, whole genome shotgun sequence genomic region:
- the LOC138904664 gene encoding uncharacterized protein, whose amino-acid sequence MVEELKKLTGRVQSVEGGKGVEGLNYEDLCSQLDIELPEGYKSPTFEIFDGTSDPKVHLTTYRDKIVLVGKNEQIHMKLFMRSITGDALSWYISQNLKKWANWVSMASDFMDRFRFNLENAPDVFYIHNLKKKLTETFHEYATH is encoded by the coding sequence ATGGtagaagaactcaagaagctgACAGGGAGAGTCCAGAGTGTTGAAGGCGGGAAGGGTGTtgaaggtttgaattatgaagacttATGTAGCCAGCTGGATATAGAATTGCCAGAAGGTTACAAATCTCCCACGTTTGAGATATTTGATGGCACTAGTGATCCTAAGGTACATCTTACAACCTACCGTGACAAGATTGTGTTagtgggtaagaatgaacaaatccacATGAAACTGTTTATGCGAAGTATTACAGGAGACGCTTTATCTTGGTACATCAGCCAGAATCTGAAAAAGTGGGcgaattgggtgagcatggcatcagatttcatggacagattcaggttcaatTTAGAGAACGCGCCAGACGTTTTCTATATCCACAACCTCAAAAAGAAGCTGACTGAAACCTTCCACGAGTATGCTACTCATTAG
- the LOC138904665 gene encoding uncharacterized protein yields MGSLAHLETHQRSLAKEVHRFASFGVRLADSSEGGVIVQNMAESSLVVEVKEKQYDNSLLVKLKEGIHKHKTMDFSLGMDDCMLRYQGQLCVPDVHGLWERIMIEAHTSWYSVYPGCTKMYHDLKEVY; encoded by the coding sequence atgggtagtttggctcacttagagACACATCAAAGGtcgttggccaaggaagttcaccggttTGCTAGTtttggagttcgtcttgcggactctagtgaaggaggagtaattgtgcaaaatatggccgaatcatcgcttgttgtggaagtcaaggagaagcagtaTGACAATTCATTGTTGGTAAAATTGAAggagggaattcataaacataagaccatggatttttctcttggcatggatgattgTATGCTAAGATACCAAGGGCAATTATGTGTTCCTGATGTACATGGTctttgggaaagaatcatgatcgaggctcacacttcctGGTATTCCGTGTATCCAGGTtgtacaaagatgtaccatgatcttaaggaagtctactag